The following are encoded together in the Glycine soja cultivar W05 chromosome 5, ASM419377v2, whole genome shotgun sequence genome:
- the LOC114413197 gene encoding WAT1-related protein At5g64700-like: MKGNKKPYLVAILIEAIYAGMFLLSKAAFDHGMNNFIFVFYRQTAATLFLIPFAFFFEWKTAPPLSFVTFCKIFFLSFLGITASLDIYGIGLIYTSATLAAATTNCLPVITFFLALILRIEDLKVKSARGVAKLVGVVACFTGSAILAFFKGPHLELLSHYHLLGYHKNQQHLGRVASGSWIKGCFLLLLSNTFWGMWLVLQTYVIKEYPSKLLLTTLQCFLSSIQSLSIALAVERDIDQWKLGWNVRLLAVAYCGIMVTGVTYYLQTWVIEKKGPVFLAMATPLALIMTIFSSAILLGEIITLGSLLGGITLVIGLYCVLWGKSREQMPKASLDLEEASSG; encoded by the exons ATGAAAGGAAACAAGAAGCCTTATCTAGTTGCGATCCTCATAGAAGCCATCTATGCTGGCATGTTTCTTCTCTCAAAAGCTGCATTTGACCATGGCATGAACAATTTCATCTTTGTCTTCTATAGACAAACCGCAGCCACCTTATTCCTTATTCCTTTCGCTTTCTTCTTTGAATG GAAAACTGCACCCCCTTTGTCCTTCGTGACCTTCTGCAAGatcttcttcctttctttcctGGG gATTACTGCGAGCTTGGACATATATGGTATTGGTCTTATTTACACTTCTGCTACTTTAGCTGCTGCTACCACAAATTGCCTTCCAGTCATCACCTTCTTCTTGGCGCTCATACTCAG GATAGAAGATTTGAAAGTAAAGAGTGCCCGCGGGGTTGCTAAGTTGGTTGGTGTAGTGGCATGCTTCACTGGATCAGCAATCCTTGCTTTCTTTAAAGGTCCTCATTTGGAACTTTTAAGCCATTATCACCTTTTAGGGTACCATAAAAACCAACAACATCTGGGTCGTGTTGCATCTGGGTCATGGATAAAGGGTTGCTTCCTCTTGCTCCTCTCCAACACCTTTTGGGGAATGTGGCTTGTGCTACag ACTTATGTCATAAAAGAGTATCCTTCAAAGCTGCTCCTCACGACTCTTCAGTGTTTCTTAAGCTCGATTCAGTCTTTGAGCATTGCCTTGGCCGTAGAAAGAGATATTGACCAATGGAAGTTGGGGTGGAACGTCAGACTCCTCGCCGTAGCGTATTGT GGAATTATGGTGACCGGCGTAACATATTACTTACAAACATGGGTTATAGAGAAGAAAGGACCGGTGTTTCTAGCCATGGCAACACCACTGGCTTTGATCATGACCATCTTCTCCTCCGCAATTCTCTTGGGCGAGATCATAACTTTGGGAAG CCTTTTAGGCGGCATCACTTTGGTCATTGGACTGTACTGCGTGCTGTGGGGAAAGAGCAGAGAGCAAATGCCAAAAGCCTCGTTAGACTTGGAGGAGGCATCATCGGGTTAG
- the LOC114413198 gene encoding uncharacterized protein LOC114413198, whose protein sequence is MGGCATKPKVSQDDPDGKPKAPQPEPEPEPEHQQPNNKDTLQTKVPQVEQGAAHKDHNNLNVNEIVDDDQANKPRSLSSLFKQNEDKRGSTENEKNKVEESVKEEVLEVKKPAEDTKSNEPTVKQESLKPEEKLSEESKNNESSKQEYETLKAETHVNEPSKETVKRESEAEKPSEETHISEPVKETEKLESETEKPSVETHISEAAKETVKLESKAEKPSEETHINEPDKKTVIVESEAKKPSEETHINEPVKETVIVEAEKPSEETHINEPAKEIMIVESEAENPSKETLVNEPAKETVKLESDAEKPSEENNQSSESLKEEFVEAMEAPSEETQSIEPIKLKEEPIEPSEEGKPSGESEKNASETKTLIVESINSEVAPVPEERVIEEIPTAAKSFEKVTKEAASSTEEKSHNGVENAPKAVDAGAEIL, encoded by the exons ATGGGAGGATGTGCAACTAAGCCGAAGGTCTCCCAGGACGATCCCGATGGAAAGCCCAAGGCACCCCAACCAGAACCAGAACCTGAACCTGAACACCAACAACCCAACAACAAAGACACCCTGCAAACCAAAGTACCCCAAGTGGAACAAGGTGCTGCTCACAAAGACCACAACAACCTTAATGTCAACGAAATTGTTGACGACGACCAAGCAAACAAACCACGCTCTCTCAGCTCCTTGTTCAAGCAG AATGAAGATAAAAGGGGTTCcacagaaaatgagaaaaacaaaGTTGAGGAGTCTGTGAAAGAAGAAGTGTTAGAGGTCAAGAAACCTGCGGAAGATACTAAAAGCAATGAGCCAACAGTTAAACAAGAATCTCTAAAGCCAGAGGAGAAGCTGTCCGAGGAGAGTAAAAACAATGAATCATCAAAACAAGAATACGAGACTTTGAAGGCAGAAACTCATGTCAATGAACCATCTAAGGAAACAGTGAAACGAGAGTCAGAAGCTGAGAAACCTTCAGAGGAAACTCATATCAGTGAACCAGTTAAGGAAACAGAGAAACTAGAGTCAGAGACTGAGAAACCTTCAGTGGAAACTCATATCAGTGAAGCAGCTAAGGAAACTGTGAAACTAGAATCAAAAGCTGAGAAACCTTCAGAGGAAACTCATATCAATGAACCAGACAAGAAAACAGTGATAGTTGAGTCAGAAGCTAAGAAACCTTCTGAGGAAACTCATATCAATGAACCAGTTAAGGAAACAGTGATAGTAGAAGCTGAGAAACCTTCTGAGGAAACTCATATCAATGAACCAGCTAAGGAAATAATGATAGTAGAGTCAGAAGCTGAGAACCCTTCAAAGGAAACTCTTGTCAATGAACCAGCTAAGGAAACAGTGAAACTAGAGTCAGATGCTGAGAAGCCTTCAGAGGAAAACAATCAAAGCAGCGAGTCACTGAAAGAAGAATTTGTAGAGGCCATGGAGGCACCTTCAGAGGAAACACAAAGCATTGAACCCATCAAACTCAAAGAAGAGCCTATTGAACCATCAGAAGAAGGTAAGCCAAGTGGGGAATCAGAGAAGAATGCTTCAGAAACTAAGACTCTCATTGTAGAGAGCATAAACTCTGAGGTGGCTCCTGTGCCTGAGGAGAGAGTAATTGAAGAAATTCCAACTGCTGCCAAGTCTTTTGAGAAGGTAACAAAGGAAGCTGCATCAAGCACAGAAGAGAAAAGCCATAATGGGGTGGAGAATGCACCTAAGGCTGTTGATGCTGGCGCTGAGATTCTCTAA